Proteins encoded by one window of Vigna radiata var. radiata cultivar VC1973A chromosome 5, Vradiata_ver6, whole genome shotgun sequence:
- the LOC106762454 gene encoding uncharacterized protein LOC106762454, whose protein sequence is MASSSASPTPGTAAGNSKKGLGFLSHAVKRKDSFIQFFAMTGILLLSMRSLGQKYKIHNLEEDIRVLRDENASLSDRVRNIKRDLLREASLDSSGLFASRLRRLFSTE, encoded by the coding sequence ATGGCTTCCTCCTCAGCTTCTCCGACACCGGGCACCGCCGCTGGGAACTCGAAGAAAGGGTTAGGGTTTTTGTCTCACGCGGTGAAACGGAAGGACAGTTTCATTCAATTCTTCGCAATGACGGGAATCCTTCTCCTCAGCATGCGATCTTTAGGGCAGAAATACAAAATCCACAACCTCGAAGAAGATATCCGCGTTCTCAGGGACGAGAACGCTTCTCTCTCCGATCGCGTCAGAAATATCAAGCGCGACCTCCTTCGAGAAGCTTCTCTTGACTCCTCCGGCCTCTTCGCTTCTCGCCTTCGCCGCCTCTTTTCCACAGAATGA
- the LOC106762457 gene encoding uncharacterized protein LOC106762457 isoform X3 produces the protein MHDWFALPTIEFVSGSEKVASRRFRSRERLRVFWFKRRERDTERNREEETQGEPESEREATMITRSNLAEQLREYQIRSKHDWASVSFFSSTSSNIATSRMAGMQFSIKLIRGWMWWFL, from the exons ATGCATGATTGGTTCGCTCTACCTACAATCGAATTCGTTTCTGGTTCTGAAAAAGTCGCAAGTCGACGTTTTCGTTCTAGAGAGAGACTCAGAGTTTTTTGGTTtaagaggagagagagagacacAGAGAGAAATCGAGAGGAAGAGACACAGGGAGAACCTGAGAGCGAGAGAGAGGCTACCATGATAACGCGATCGAATCTGGCCGAACAGTTACGCGAGTATCAGATTCGATCCAAGCATGACTGGGCCTCTGTCTCGTTCTTCTCCTCCACTTCTTCAAACATCGCCACTTCCAG GATGGCAGGTATGCAGTTTTCAATTAAACTAATCAGAG GGTGGATGTGGTGGTTTTTGTAA
- the LOC106762457 gene encoding uncharacterized protein LOC106762457 isoform X2: MHDWFALPTIEFVSGSEKVASRRFRSRERLRVFWFKRRERDTERNREEETQGEPESEREATMITRSNLAEQLREYQIRSKHDWASVSFFSSTSSNIATSRVDVVVFVIWELIILAFLQVRLARKKKRRMLLPLSM; encoded by the exons ATGCATGATTGGTTCGCTCTACCTACAATCGAATTCGTTTCTGGTTCTGAAAAAGTCGCAAGTCGACGTTTTCGTTCTAGAGAGAGACTCAGAGTTTTTTGGTTtaagaggagagagagagacacAGAGAGAAATCGAGAGGAAGAGACACAGGGAGAACCTGAGAGCGAGAGAGAGGCTACCATGATAACGCGATCGAATCTGGCCGAACAGTTACGCGAGTATCAGATTCGATCCAAGCATGACTGGGCCTCTGTCTCGTTCTTCTCCTCCACTTCTTCAAACATCGCCACTTCCAG GGTGGATGTGGTGGTTTTTGTAATATGGGAACTTATTATTTTAGCCTTCTTG CAAGTAAGACTCGCAAGGAAAAAGAAACGAAGGATGCTTCTTCCATTGTCAATGTAA
- the LOC106762457 gene encoding uncharacterized protein LOC106762457 isoform X1: MITRSNLAEQLREYQIRSKHDWASVSFFSSTSSNIATSRVDVVVFVIWELIILAFLVFSVVSLYFKHIRLAFILVCVTILLLLCMKITKQVRLARKKKRRMLLPLSM; encoded by the exons ATGATAACGCGATCGAATCTGGCCGAACAGTTACGCGAGTATCAGATTCGATCCAAGCATGACTGGGCCTCTGTCTCGTTCTTCTCCTCCACTTCTTCAAACATCGCCACTTCCAG GGTGGATGTGGTGGTTTTTGTAATATGGGAACTTATTATTTTAGCCTTCTTGGTATTTTCGGTAGTCTCTCTTTACTTCAAGCACATCCGACTTGCTTTTATTTTAGTCTGCGTCACTATCCTATTACTTTTATGCATGAAAATTACAAAGCAAGTAAGACTCGCAAGGAAAAAGAAACGAAGGATGCTTCTTCCATTGTCAATGTAA